One genomic window of Vespula pensylvanica isolate Volc-1 chromosome 12, ASM1446617v1, whole genome shotgun sequence includes the following:
- the LOC122633277 gene encoding kinesin light chain isoform X9: MGRTHMSKTLNAYRIKKIETIGRMTAMTQEEIIAGARTVAQGLEALRVEHSGLLQGLQSQDAPAARDKANLLSKNIEMIELGLGEAQVMMALASHLQMVEAEKQKLRTQVRRLCQENAWLRDELAGTQQKLQASEQAVAQLEEEKKHLEFMTSMRQYDPDPSADDENAKDRPKDDPVVDLFPDDDADDRNSKSISPTPPSQFAQQVNAGYEIPARLRTLHNLVIQYASQGRYEVAVPLCKQALEDLEKTSGHDHPDVATMLNILALVYRDQNKYKEAANLLNDALAIREKTLGENHPAVAATLNNLAVLYGKRGKYNEAEPLCKRALAIREKVLGYEHPDVAKQLNNLALLCQNQGKYEEVERYYQRALEIYEAKLGPDDPNVAKTKNNLASCYLKQGKYKGAEILYKQVLTRAHEKEFGAIDEDNKPIWQVAEEREENKHKNKENTPYGEYGGWHKAAKVDSPTVTTTLKNLSSLYRRLGKYEAAETLEDCAFRSRKEALDLVKQAKVAQILGDEKGTTRRGSRSSLANSEHEQHDEDQKYSVRAQ, from the exons ATGGGTAGAACACATATGTCAAAAACGCTGAACGCTTATAGAAT caaaaaaatagaaactatTGGCAGGATGACGGCCATGACGCAGGAAGAAATAATAGCTGGGGCACGTACAGTGGCCCAGGGATTGGAGGCTCTGCGCGTAGAACACAGTGGTCTCTTACAGGGATTACAATCACAGGATGCACCAGCTGCGCGAGATAAAGCTAATCTGTTATCGAAGAACATTGAAATGATAGAATTGGGTTTAGGAGAAGCTCAAGTGATGATGGCATTGGCGAGTCATCTGCAAATGGTAGAAGCAGAGAAACAAAAACTTAGGACTCAAGTTAGAAGATTGTGTCAAGAGAACGCATGGCTGAGAGACGAATTGGCAGGAACGCAACAAAAGTTACAAGCTAGCGAACAAGCG GTTGCTCAActggaagaggaaaagaaacatttggAATTTATGACCAGTATGAGACAATATGATCCTGATCCTTCTGCGGATGATGAAAATGCTAAAGATAGGCCAAAAGATGATCCCGTAGTTGATTTGTTTCCTGATGATGATGCTGATGACCGAAACAGTAAGT CAATATCACCTACACCGCCATCACAATTCGCACAGCAAGTCAATGCTGGATATGAAATACCAGCACGCTTGCGTACTTTGCACAATTTGGTAATACAATACGCGAGTCAAGGACGTTATGAAGTAGCTGTACCTTTATGCAAACAAGCATTggaagatttagaaaaaacTTCCGGTCATGATCATCCCGATGTCGCAACGATGTTAAATATCTTAGCATTGGTATATCgagatcaaaataaatataaggaaGCAGCTAACCTTTTAAACGATGCTTTAGctataagagagaaaacgctTGGTGAAAATCACCCTGCGGTTGCAGCAACCTTAAATAATCTTGCAGTTTTATATGGAAAGCGAGGAAAATACAATGAAGCAGAACCATTGTGCAAGAGAGCCCTTGCAATTCGAGAAAAAGTTCTTGGATATGAACATCCAGACGTAGCTAAACAATTAAACAATCTTGCGCTATTATGTCAAAACCAAGGAAAATATGAAGAAGTTGAACGTTATTATCAGCGAGCTTTAGAAATATACGAAGCAAAACTTGGTCCAGATGATCCTAATGTAgctaaaacgaaaaataatcttgCTTCTTGTTACTTGAAACAAGGCAAATATAAGGGTGCCGAAATTCTATATAAACAAGTATTGACTAGAGCACACGAGAAAGAATTTGGTGCTATTGATGAAGATAACAAACCTATTTGGCAG GTTGcggaagaacgagaagaaaataaacataaaaataaagaaaatactcCTTATGGCGAATACGGTGGTTGGCATAAAGCGGCTAAGGTCGATTCCCCAACGGTTACGACTACATTGAAAAATCTTAGTTCCCTATATAGAAGACTAGGCAAATACGAGGCTGCAGAAACTCTCGAAGACTGTGCCTTCAGATCAAGAAAAGAG GCATTAGATCTAGTGAAACAAGCTAAGGTGGCTCAAATATTAGGAGATGAAAAAGGAACTACTAGACGTGGATCACGATCGAGTTTGGCTAATAGCGAACACGAACAACACGACGAG GATCAGAAGTACTCAGTTCGTGCTCAATAA
- the LOC122633277 gene encoding kinesin light chain isoform X8 → MGRTHMSKTLNAYRIKKIETIGRMTAMTQEEIIAGARTVAQGLEALRVEHSGLLQGLQSQDAPAARDKANLLSKNIEMIELGLGEAQVMMALASHLQMVEAEKQKLRTQVRRLCQENAWLRDELAGTQQKLQASEQAVAQLEEEKKHLEFMTSMRQYDPDPSADDENAKDRPKDDPVVDLFPDDDADDRNSKSISPTPPSQFAQQVNAGYEIPARLRTLHNLVIQYASQGRYEVAVPLCKQALEDLEKTSGHDHPDVATMLNILALVYRDQNKYKEAANLLNDALAIREKTLGENHPAVAATLNNLAVLYGKRGKYNEAEPLCKRALAIREKVLGYEHPDVAKQLNNLALLCQNQGKYEEVERYYQRALEIYEAKLGPDDPNVAKTKNNLASCYLKQGKYKGAEILYKQVLTRAHEKEFGAIDEDNKPIWQVAEEREENKHKNKENTPYGEYGGWHKAAKVDSPTVTTTLKNLSSLYRRLGKYEAAETLEDCAFRSRKEHVQQALDLVKQAKVAQILGDEKGTTRRGSRSSLANSEHEQHDEDQKYSVRAQ, encoded by the exons ATGGGTAGAACACATATGTCAAAAACGCTGAACGCTTATAGAAT caaaaaaatagaaactatTGGCAGGATGACGGCCATGACGCAGGAAGAAATAATAGCTGGGGCACGTACAGTGGCCCAGGGATTGGAGGCTCTGCGCGTAGAACACAGTGGTCTCTTACAGGGATTACAATCACAGGATGCACCAGCTGCGCGAGATAAAGCTAATCTGTTATCGAAGAACATTGAAATGATAGAATTGGGTTTAGGAGAAGCTCAAGTGATGATGGCATTGGCGAGTCATCTGCAAATGGTAGAAGCAGAGAAACAAAAACTTAGGACTCAAGTTAGAAGATTGTGTCAAGAGAACGCATGGCTGAGAGACGAATTGGCAGGAACGCAACAAAAGTTACAAGCTAGCGAACAAGCG GTTGCTCAActggaagaggaaaagaaacatttggAATTTATGACCAGTATGAGACAATATGATCCTGATCCTTCTGCGGATGATGAAAATGCTAAAGATAGGCCAAAAGATGATCCCGTAGTTGATTTGTTTCCTGATGATGATGCTGATGACCGAAACAGTAAGT CAATATCACCTACACCGCCATCACAATTCGCACAGCAAGTCAATGCTGGATATGAAATACCAGCACGCTTGCGTACTTTGCACAATTTGGTAATACAATACGCGAGTCAAGGACGTTATGAAGTAGCTGTACCTTTATGCAAACAAGCATTggaagatttagaaaaaacTTCCGGTCATGATCATCCCGATGTCGCAACGATGTTAAATATCTTAGCATTGGTATATCgagatcaaaataaatataaggaaGCAGCTAACCTTTTAAACGATGCTTTAGctataagagagaaaacgctTGGTGAAAATCACCCTGCGGTTGCAGCAACCTTAAATAATCTTGCAGTTTTATATGGAAAGCGAGGAAAATACAATGAAGCAGAACCATTGTGCAAGAGAGCCCTTGCAATTCGAGAAAAAGTTCTTGGATATGAACATCCAGACGTAGCTAAACAATTAAACAATCTTGCGCTATTATGTCAAAACCAAGGAAAATATGAAGAAGTTGAACGTTATTATCAGCGAGCTTTAGAAATATACGAAGCAAAACTTGGTCCAGATGATCCTAATGTAgctaaaacgaaaaataatcttgCTTCTTGTTACTTGAAACAAGGCAAATATAAGGGTGCCGAAATTCTATATAAACAAGTATTGACTAGAGCACACGAGAAAGAATTTGGTGCTATTGATGAAGATAACAAACCTATTTGGCAG GTTGcggaagaacgagaagaaaataaacataaaaataaagaaaatactcCTTATGGCGAATACGGTGGTTGGCATAAAGCGGCTAAGGTCGATTCCCCAACGGTTACGACTACATTGAAAAATCTTAGTTCCCTATATAGAAGACTAGGCAAATACGAGGCTGCAGAAACTCTCGAAGACTGTGCCTTCAGATCAAGAAAAGAG CATGTACAGCAG GCATTAGATCTAGTGAAACAAGCTAAGGTGGCTCAAATATTAGGAGATGAAAAAGGAACTACTAGACGTGGATCACGATCGAGTTTGGCTAATAGCGAACACGAACAACACGACGAG GATCAGAAGTACTCAGTTCGTGCTCAATAA
- the LOC122633277 gene encoding kinesin light chain isoform X3, producing the protein MGRTHMSKTLNAYRIKKIETIGRMTAMTQEEIIAGARTVAQGLEALRVEHSGLLQGLQSQDAPAARDKANLLSKNIEMIELGLGEAQVMMALASHLQMVEAEKQKLRTQVRRLCQENAWLRDELAGTQQKLQASEQAVAQLEEEKKHLEFMTSMRQYDPDPSADDENAKDRPKDDPVVDLFPDDDADDRNSKSISPTPPSQFAQQVNAGYEIPARLRTLHNLVIQYASQGRYEVAVPLCKQALEDLEKTSGHDHPDVATMLNILALVYRDQNKYKEAANLLNDALAIREKTLGENHPAVAATLNNLAVLYGKRGKYNEAEPLCKRALAIREKVLGYEHPDVAKQLNNLALLCQNQGKYEEVERYYQRALEIYEAKLGPDDPNVAKTKNNLASCYLKQGKYKGAEILYKQVLTRAHEKEFGAIDEDNKPIWQVAEEREENKHKNKENTPYGEYGGWHKAAKVDSPTVTTTLKNLSSLYRRLGKYEAAETLEDCAFRSRKEALDLVKQAKVAQILGDEKGTTRRGSRSSLANSEHEQHDEGSLPLVQRALHEGQSGHHDASPNKPGFKNKIFQAFGIHSST; encoded by the exons ATGGGTAGAACACATATGTCAAAAACGCTGAACGCTTATAGAAT caaaaaaatagaaactatTGGCAGGATGACGGCCATGACGCAGGAAGAAATAATAGCTGGGGCACGTACAGTGGCCCAGGGATTGGAGGCTCTGCGCGTAGAACACAGTGGTCTCTTACAGGGATTACAATCACAGGATGCACCAGCTGCGCGAGATAAAGCTAATCTGTTATCGAAGAACATTGAAATGATAGAATTGGGTTTAGGAGAAGCTCAAGTGATGATGGCATTGGCGAGTCATCTGCAAATGGTAGAAGCAGAGAAACAAAAACTTAGGACTCAAGTTAGAAGATTGTGTCAAGAGAACGCATGGCTGAGAGACGAATTGGCAGGAACGCAACAAAAGTTACAAGCTAGCGAACAAGCG GTTGCTCAActggaagaggaaaagaaacatttggAATTTATGACCAGTATGAGACAATATGATCCTGATCCTTCTGCGGATGATGAAAATGCTAAAGATAGGCCAAAAGATGATCCCGTAGTTGATTTGTTTCCTGATGATGATGCTGATGACCGAAACAGTAAGT CAATATCACCTACACCGCCATCACAATTCGCACAGCAAGTCAATGCTGGATATGAAATACCAGCACGCTTGCGTACTTTGCACAATTTGGTAATACAATACGCGAGTCAAGGACGTTATGAAGTAGCTGTACCTTTATGCAAACAAGCATTggaagatttagaaaaaacTTCCGGTCATGATCATCCCGATGTCGCAACGATGTTAAATATCTTAGCATTGGTATATCgagatcaaaataaatataaggaaGCAGCTAACCTTTTAAACGATGCTTTAGctataagagagaaaacgctTGGTGAAAATCACCCTGCGGTTGCAGCAACCTTAAATAATCTTGCAGTTTTATATGGAAAGCGAGGAAAATACAATGAAGCAGAACCATTGTGCAAGAGAGCCCTTGCAATTCGAGAAAAAGTTCTTGGATATGAACATCCAGACGTAGCTAAACAATTAAACAATCTTGCGCTATTATGTCAAAACCAAGGAAAATATGAAGAAGTTGAACGTTATTATCAGCGAGCTTTAGAAATATACGAAGCAAAACTTGGTCCAGATGATCCTAATGTAgctaaaacgaaaaataatcttgCTTCTTGTTACTTGAAACAAGGCAAATATAAGGGTGCCGAAATTCTATATAAACAAGTATTGACTAGAGCACACGAGAAAGAATTTGGTGCTATTGATGAAGATAACAAACCTATTTGGCAG GTTGcggaagaacgagaagaaaataaacataaaaataaagaaaatactcCTTATGGCGAATACGGTGGTTGGCATAAAGCGGCTAAGGTCGATTCCCCAACGGTTACGACTACATTGAAAAATCTTAGTTCCCTATATAGAAGACTAGGCAAATACGAGGCTGCAGAAACTCTCGAAGACTGTGCCTTCAGATCAAGAAAAGAG GCATTAGATCTAGTGAAACAAGCTAAGGTGGCTCAAATATTAGGAGATGAAAAAGGAACTACTAGACGTGGATCACGATCGAGTTTGGCTAATAGCGAACACGAACAACACGACGAG GGTTCGCTGCCACTGGTGCAAAGGGCGCTACATGAAGGACAATCTGGCCACCACGACGCTAGTCCTAACAAACCCGGTTTTAAAAACAAGATCTTTCAAGCTTTCGGGATTCATTCTTCCACGTAG
- the LOC122633277 gene encoding kinesin light chain isoform X6 yields the protein MGKKIETIGRMTAMTQEEIIAGARTVAQGLEALRVEHSGLLQGLQSQDAPAARDKANLLSKNIEMIELGLGEAQVMMALASHLQMVEAEKQKLRTQVRRLCQENAWLRDELAGTQQKLQASEQAVAQLEEEKKHLEFMTSMRQYDPDPSADDENAKDRPKDDPVVDLFPDDDADDRNSKSISPTPPSQFAQQVNAGYEIPARLRTLHNLVIQYASQGRYEVAVPLCKQALEDLEKTSGHDHPDVATMLNILALVYRDQNKYKEAANLLNDALAIREKTLGENHPAVAATLNNLAVLYGKRGKYNEAEPLCKRALAIREKVLGYEHPDVAKQLNNLALLCQNQGKYEEVERYYQRALEIYEAKLGPDDPNVAKTKNNLASCYLKQGKYKGAEILYKQVLTRAHEKEFGAIDEDNKPIWQVAEEREENKHKNKENTPYGEYGGWHKAAKVDSPTVTTTLKNLSSLYRRLGKYEAAETLEDCAFRSRKEHVQQALDLVKQAKVAQILGDEKGTTRRGSRSSLANSEHEQHDEGSLPLVQRALHEGQSGHHDASPNKPGFKNKIFQAFGIHSST from the exons ATGGG caaaaaaatagaaactatTGGCAGGATGACGGCCATGACGCAGGAAGAAATAATAGCTGGGGCACGTACAGTGGCCCAGGGATTGGAGGCTCTGCGCGTAGAACACAGTGGTCTCTTACAGGGATTACAATCACAGGATGCACCAGCTGCGCGAGATAAAGCTAATCTGTTATCGAAGAACATTGAAATGATAGAATTGGGTTTAGGAGAAGCTCAAGTGATGATGGCATTGGCGAGTCATCTGCAAATGGTAGAAGCAGAGAAACAAAAACTTAGGACTCAAGTTAGAAGATTGTGTCAAGAGAACGCATGGCTGAGAGACGAATTGGCAGGAACGCAACAAAAGTTACAAGCTAGCGAACAAGCG GTTGCTCAActggaagaggaaaagaaacatttggAATTTATGACCAGTATGAGACAATATGATCCTGATCCTTCTGCGGATGATGAAAATGCTAAAGATAGGCCAAAAGATGATCCCGTAGTTGATTTGTTTCCTGATGATGATGCTGATGACCGAAACAGTAAGT CAATATCACCTACACCGCCATCACAATTCGCACAGCAAGTCAATGCTGGATATGAAATACCAGCACGCTTGCGTACTTTGCACAATTTGGTAATACAATACGCGAGTCAAGGACGTTATGAAGTAGCTGTACCTTTATGCAAACAAGCATTggaagatttagaaaaaacTTCCGGTCATGATCATCCCGATGTCGCAACGATGTTAAATATCTTAGCATTGGTATATCgagatcaaaataaatataaggaaGCAGCTAACCTTTTAAACGATGCTTTAGctataagagagaaaacgctTGGTGAAAATCACCCTGCGGTTGCAGCAACCTTAAATAATCTTGCAGTTTTATATGGAAAGCGAGGAAAATACAATGAAGCAGAACCATTGTGCAAGAGAGCCCTTGCAATTCGAGAAAAAGTTCTTGGATATGAACATCCAGACGTAGCTAAACAATTAAACAATCTTGCGCTATTATGTCAAAACCAAGGAAAATATGAAGAAGTTGAACGTTATTATCAGCGAGCTTTAGAAATATACGAAGCAAAACTTGGTCCAGATGATCCTAATGTAgctaaaacgaaaaataatcttgCTTCTTGTTACTTGAAACAAGGCAAATATAAGGGTGCCGAAATTCTATATAAACAAGTATTGACTAGAGCACACGAGAAAGAATTTGGTGCTATTGATGAAGATAACAAACCTATTTGGCAG GTTGcggaagaacgagaagaaaataaacataaaaataaagaaaatactcCTTATGGCGAATACGGTGGTTGGCATAAAGCGGCTAAGGTCGATTCCCCAACGGTTACGACTACATTGAAAAATCTTAGTTCCCTATATAGAAGACTAGGCAAATACGAGGCTGCAGAAACTCTCGAAGACTGTGCCTTCAGATCAAGAAAAGAG CATGTACAGCAG GCATTAGATCTAGTGAAACAAGCTAAGGTGGCTCAAATATTAGGAGATGAAAAAGGAACTACTAGACGTGGATCACGATCGAGTTTGGCTAATAGCGAACACGAACAACACGACGAG GGTTCGCTGCCACTGGTGCAAAGGGCGCTACATGAAGGACAATCTGGCCACCACGACGCTAGTCCTAACAAACCCGGTTTTAAAAACAAGATCTTTCAAGCTTTCGGGATTCATTCTTCCACGTAG
- the LOC122633277 gene encoding kinesin light chain isoform X7, with product MTAMTQEEIIAGARTVAQGLEALRVEHSGLLQGLQSQDAPAARDKANLLSKNIEMIELGLGEAQVMMALASHLQMVEAEKQKLRTQVRRLCQENAWLRDELAGTQQKLQASEQAVAQLEEEKKHLEFMTSMRQYDPDPSADDENAKDRPKDDPVVDLFPDDDADDRNSKSISPTPPSQFAQQVNAGYEIPARLRTLHNLVIQYASQGRYEVAVPLCKQALEDLEKTSGHDHPDVATMLNILALVYRDQNKYKEAANLLNDALAIREKTLGENHPAVAATLNNLAVLYGKRGKYNEAEPLCKRALAIREKVLGYEHPDVAKQLNNLALLCQNQGKYEEVERYYQRALEIYEAKLGPDDPNVAKTKNNLASCYLKQGKYKGAEILYKQVLTRAHEKEFGAIDEDNKPIWQVAEEREENKHKNKENTPYGEYGGWHKAAKVDSPTVTTTLKNLSSLYRRLGKYEAAETLEDCAFRSRKEHVQQALDLVKQAKVAQILGDEKGTTRRGSRSSLANSEHEQHDEGSLPLVQRALHEGQSGHHDASPNKPGFKNKIFQAFGIHSST from the exons ATGACGGCCATGACGCAGGAAGAAATAATAGCTGGGGCACGTACAGTGGCCCAGGGATTGGAGGCTCTGCGCGTAGAACACAGTGGTCTCTTACAGGGATTACAATCACAGGATGCACCAGCTGCGCGAGATAAAGCTAATCTGTTATCGAAGAACATTGAAATGATAGAATTGGGTTTAGGAGAAGCTCAAGTGATGATGGCATTGGCGAGTCATCTGCAAATGGTAGAAGCAGAGAAACAAAAACTTAGGACTCAAGTTAGAAGATTGTGTCAAGAGAACGCATGGCTGAGAGACGAATTGGCAGGAACGCAACAAAAGTTACAAGCTAGCGAACAAGCG GTTGCTCAActggaagaggaaaagaaacatttggAATTTATGACCAGTATGAGACAATATGATCCTGATCCTTCTGCGGATGATGAAAATGCTAAAGATAGGCCAAAAGATGATCCCGTAGTTGATTTGTTTCCTGATGATGATGCTGATGACCGAAACAGTAAGT CAATATCACCTACACCGCCATCACAATTCGCACAGCAAGTCAATGCTGGATATGAAATACCAGCACGCTTGCGTACTTTGCACAATTTGGTAATACAATACGCGAGTCAAGGACGTTATGAAGTAGCTGTACCTTTATGCAAACAAGCATTggaagatttagaaaaaacTTCCGGTCATGATCATCCCGATGTCGCAACGATGTTAAATATCTTAGCATTGGTATATCgagatcaaaataaatataaggaaGCAGCTAACCTTTTAAACGATGCTTTAGctataagagagaaaacgctTGGTGAAAATCACCCTGCGGTTGCAGCAACCTTAAATAATCTTGCAGTTTTATATGGAAAGCGAGGAAAATACAATGAAGCAGAACCATTGTGCAAGAGAGCCCTTGCAATTCGAGAAAAAGTTCTTGGATATGAACATCCAGACGTAGCTAAACAATTAAACAATCTTGCGCTATTATGTCAAAACCAAGGAAAATATGAAGAAGTTGAACGTTATTATCAGCGAGCTTTAGAAATATACGAAGCAAAACTTGGTCCAGATGATCCTAATGTAgctaaaacgaaaaataatcttgCTTCTTGTTACTTGAAACAAGGCAAATATAAGGGTGCCGAAATTCTATATAAACAAGTATTGACTAGAGCACACGAGAAAGAATTTGGTGCTATTGATGAAGATAACAAACCTATTTGGCAG GTTGcggaagaacgagaagaaaataaacataaaaataaagaaaatactcCTTATGGCGAATACGGTGGTTGGCATAAAGCGGCTAAGGTCGATTCCCCAACGGTTACGACTACATTGAAAAATCTTAGTTCCCTATATAGAAGACTAGGCAAATACGAGGCTGCAGAAACTCTCGAAGACTGTGCCTTCAGATCAAGAAAAGAG CATGTACAGCAG GCATTAGATCTAGTGAAACAAGCTAAGGTGGCTCAAATATTAGGAGATGAAAAAGGAACTACTAGACGTGGATCACGATCGAGTTTGGCTAATAGCGAACACGAACAACACGACGAG GGTTCGCTGCCACTGGTGCAAAGGGCGCTACATGAAGGACAATCTGGCCACCACGACGCTAGTCCTAACAAACCCGGTTTTAAAAACAAGATCTTTCAAGCTTTCGGGATTCATTCTTCCACGTAG